From Erythrobacter sp. YJ-T3-07:
AGGTGGAACACGCCATCTGCCCCTCGCAGGTGCCCTCCAGCGGCATGCCAGCCGCCTGCGCGACGCGCAGCAGCACATCGCCCGCCTGCGCCTCGGCCTCGACCCGCTGCCCGTCCGATTTGATAAAGGTGACTTTCATGCTTGCGAGTCTGCCGATTCGAGGATGATCGAGCAAGCGCGCTGCATATCCTCGCGTGTGGTGTAGCGCCCCCAGCCCAGCCGGATCGAGGCTTTCGCCTGCGCATCGCTGAGGCCGATGGCGCGCAGCACATGGCTGGTCCGGCCCGACCCGCTGGCGCAGGCAGACCCGGCGGAGAACATGACTTCGCGGCATTCGCTCATCAACCGGGCGACGTCGAGGCCGTCCTTGCGGATATTGAGGTTGCCGTGCCAGCGCTGTTCCGCGCTGCCGTTGAGCGTCCAGCCGGAGAAGGCATCGCGGGCGACCTGCCACAGCTCTTCGACATGCGCCGCGTCTTCCTCCTGCCGCTCGACCGCGAGCGCTGCGGCCGCGCCGAACCCGGCGCACAGCGCGGGCGAGAGCGTGCCCGAGCGCAGGCCCTGCTCCTGCCCGCCGCCCTCGACATGCGGGATCAGCGATAGCCCGTCGCGCACCCACAACGCACCGATGCCCTTGGGACCGTGCAGCTTGTGCGCACTGACCGCGATCATGTCGGCCTCTTGCGGCAGCGCCATCTTGCCCGCCGCCTGCACCCCGTCGACCAGAAGCAGCGCGCCGGTTTCCTTCGCGCGCTTCGCCATCTCGGCAATGGGCTGGATGGTGCCGATCTCGTTATTGACCTGCATCACCGCGAGCAGGCCGACATATTTGGGCATGTCGACGTCGGGCGCGATCACGCCATCCGCGCCGA
This genomic window contains:
- a CDS encoding cysteine desulfurase family protein; the encoded protein is MIYLDYQATTPLAPEAREAMLAWLGGPDSDTFGNPHSPHRMGRMAAAAVEVAREQVAQLFPPGGQVIFTGSATEAINLAIRGNMPVRSGEHIAFSAIEHAAVIDTVKAIGNWTELPVGADGVIAPDVDMPKYVGLLAVMQVNNEIGTIQPIAEMAKRAKETGALLLVDGVQAAGKMALPQEADMIAVSAHKLHGPKGIGALWVRDGLSLIPHVEGGGQEQGLRSGTLSPALCAGFGAAAALAVERQEEDAAHVEELWQVARDAFSGWTLNGSAEQRWHGNLNIRKDGLDVARLMSECREVMFSAGSACASGSGRTSHVLRAIGLSDAQAKASIRLGWGRYTTREDMQRACSIILESADSQA